A single Phoenix dactylifera cultivar Barhee BC4 chromosome 1, palm_55x_up_171113_PBpolish2nd_filt_p, whole genome shotgun sequence DNA region contains:
- the LOC103702612 gene encoding dnaJ protein homolog 1-like — MGNPMDFYFKVLEIPKDSSPQEIRAAYRALVKKWHPDKHPASSKPQAEAKFKAITQAYEALNVQEDSRAMFGFCNDVGDGGGGGGGSRGGGSNRGREAARPSPLPRHRSQEQFPQSGSGRGFKDVYYSMGASSPAARPTFSGSARRKPPPVEHKLECTLEELFRGCKKEIRFTRDVPTKNGLIVQKEERHTIKVKPGWKKGTKITFEGMGDDVVVLISEREHPIFKRVGNDLVLKVEVPLVNALTGWTFSFPLLSGEKMSCSFHDEIIYPGYVKVLKGQGMPLAHEEGVRGDLRVKFHIIFPAKLSDEQRSSIVELLNDCT; from the exons ATGGGCAACCCCATGGACTTCTATTTTAAGGTGCTGGAAATCCCCAAGGACTCCTCCCCTCAAGAAATCCGCGCCGCCTACAGAGCCCTCGTCAAGAAGTGGCACCCCGACAAGCACCCCGCTTCCTCCAAGCCCCAAGCAGAGGCCAAGTTCAAAGCCATCACCCAAGCCTATGAG GCTCTTAATGTTCAGGAGGACAGCAGAGCCATGTTTGGGTTCTGTAACGACGTCGGGGacggcggcggaggcggcggtggTAGCAGGGGAGGGGGCTCGAACAGGGGCCGGGAAGCGGCGAGACCGTCGCCGCTGCCGAGGCACCGGAGCCAGGAGCAATTCCCTCAGAGCGGCTCAGGGAGGGGTTTCAAGGACGTGTACTACTCCATGGGCGCCAGCAGCCCAGCGGCGAGGCCGACGTTCTCGGGGTCGGCTCGTCGGAAGCCCCCGCCGGTGGAGCATAAGCTCGAGTGCACCCTCGAGGAGCTCTTCCGTGGCTGCAAGAAGGAGATCAGGTTCACCAGGGACGTCCCCACCAAGAACGG GTTAATTGTTCAGAAGGAGGAGAGACACACAATTAAGGTGAAGCCAGGATGGAAAAAGGGGACCAAAATCACATTTGAAGGGATGGGGGACGATGTTGTCGTCTTGATATCAGAGAGGGAGCACCCCATTTTCAAGAGAGTAGGTAATGACTTGGTGCTCAAAGTAGAGGTCCCCTTGGTGAACGCCCTCACTGGTTGGACCTTCTCTTTTCCACTCTTGAGTGGAGAGAAGATGAGCTGCTCCTTCCATGATGAGATCATCTATCCAGGATACGTGAAAGTCCTTAAAGGTCAAGGCATGCCTCTTGCGCATGAGGAGGGGGTCAGAGGGGATTTGCGAGTAAAATTCCACATCATCTTCCCCGCGAAACTAAGCGACGAGCAGCGCTCGAGCATCGTGGAGCTTCTGAATGATTGCACTTGA
- the LOC103702732 gene encoding uncharacterized protein LOC103702732, which yields MGNIVGSFVSGFIKVVGDLLGAPLDFLSGKSCSSVCGSTWDLVCYIENFCIANLLKLLAVLVLLYLVLLFFYLLYKLGICHCIGMGMCKMLWACLTSCLSICKYGCMSLWHKSKNLKRMNEEHLRDIDDSYDSTTSNDDLEGTTSYTHKPRSLEFRKLFSERSRERRRIHLERSLRPRSHRIRVGISYMNSNERDPRKHHRHADALHNIKVTHTSKFVQKANPKRIHYRKW from the exons ATGGGGAACATTGTTGGCTCATTTGTTTCAGGTTTTATTAAAGTTGTAGGTGACTTGCTTGGAGCTCCATTAGATTTTCTTTCCGGAAAGTCTTGCAG CTCAGTATGCGGTTCAACATGGGATTTGGTTTGTTACATCGAGAATTTCTGTATTGCCAATCTTTTGAAGTTGCTTGCTGTCTTAGTCCTCCTTTATCTTG TGCTATTGTTCTTCTACCTTCTATACAAACTTGGTATCTGTCACTGCATTGGTATGGGTATGTGCAAGATGCTATGGGCATGTTTGACATCATGCCTCTCAATCTGCAAGTATGGATGCATGTCTTTATGGCATAAGTCcaagaatttgaaaagaatgaatGAGGAGCACCTAAGAGATATTGATGACTCCTATGATTCCACTACAAGCAATGATGACTTGGAAGGGACGACATCATACACACATAAACCAAGGTCATTAGAGTTTCGAAAACTATTCTCTGAAAGATCAAGGGAACGCAGAAGGATTCACTTGGAGAGGTCTCTGAGGCCAAGGAGTCACCGAATAAGAGTTGGGATTAGCTACATGAATTCGAATGAGAGAGACCCGAGAAAGCATCATAGGCATGCAGATGCACTCCACAACATTAAGGTGACTCACACATCCAAATTTGTGCAGAAGGCCAACCCGAAACGTATTCACTATAGGAAGTGGTGA